A single genomic interval of Arthrobacter globiformis harbors:
- a CDS encoding beta-galactosidase, with amino-acid sequence MPTPEPPLPTPSWNSGPGLAFGGDYNPEQWPADVRLEDIGLMKEARVTLLSVAIFSWALLEPREGEYDFGWLDEVLDNLDGAGIKVALATATAAPPAWLVRKHPEVLPVTAEGTVLERGSRRHYSPSSAVYRRYATGITRKLAERYKDHPALALWHVDNELGCHVSEFYGPEDAAAFRRWLERRYGSIEALNEAWGTAFWSQHYASFEEVIPPRAAPTTLNPTQRLDFQRFSSWALMDYYRSLLAVIREVTPNVPATTNLMVSSATKSLDYFDWAKDLDVVANDHYLVAADPEREIELAFSADLTRGVAGNRPWILMEHSASAVNWQPRNQPKMPGEMLRNSLAHVARGADAVMFFQWRQSVAGAEKFHSAMVPHGGRDTRVWREVVALGDALGKLGPVKGSTIESRVAIVFDYEAWWASELDSHPSEDVKYLDLIRAFHRSLFLRGVGVDFVHPTADLSGYDVVLVCTLYCVTDAAAANIAGAAEAGATVLVSYFSGIVDERDHIRLGGYPGAFRELLGIRTEEFHPLLEGGQVTLSDGTIGRVWSEHVHADGAETLATFTGYPLDGVPALTRRTAGRGAAWYLATLPDRDGIERLLDRLLAEAGVAAAAEAAAGVELTRRVTADGRRFLFAINHGREAATVKADGGELLGGGRFGGIVPGGAVAVIAED; translated from the coding sequence ATGCCCACTCCAGAGCCCCCGCTCCCAACCCCGTCCTGGAACAGCGGTCCCGGCCTGGCATTCGGCGGTGATTACAATCCCGAACAGTGGCCCGCCGACGTGCGGCTGGAGGACATCGGCCTCATGAAGGAGGCCCGGGTGACCCTCCTCAGCGTGGCCATCTTCTCCTGGGCGCTCCTGGAGCCGCGCGAAGGAGAGTACGACTTTGGCTGGCTGGACGAGGTGCTTGACAACCTGGACGGCGCGGGCATCAAGGTTGCCCTTGCCACGGCCACCGCCGCTCCCCCGGCCTGGCTGGTGCGGAAGCATCCGGAGGTCCTGCCGGTGACGGCGGAGGGCACCGTCCTGGAGCGTGGCTCCCGGCGGCACTACTCGCCGTCGTCCGCTGTTTACCGCCGGTATGCGACGGGCATTACCCGAAAACTGGCCGAACGGTACAAGGACCATCCGGCGCTGGCGCTGTGGCACGTGGACAACGAACTGGGCTGCCACGTTTCGGAGTTTTACGGCCCTGAGGACGCCGCGGCATTCCGGCGCTGGCTGGAGCGGCGCTACGGAAGCATCGAGGCACTGAACGAGGCCTGGGGCACGGCCTTCTGGTCCCAGCACTATGCCTCCTTCGAGGAGGTCATTCCGCCGCGGGCCGCCCCCACCACCCTCAACCCGACGCAGCGGCTGGACTTCCAGCGGTTCAGCTCCTGGGCGCTGATGGACTACTACCGGAGCCTGCTGGCAGTGATCCGGGAGGTGACGCCCAACGTTCCGGCCACCACCAACCTCATGGTTTCCAGCGCCACGAAGTCCCTGGACTACTTCGACTGGGCCAAGGACCTGGATGTGGTGGCCAACGACCACTACCTGGTGGCGGCGGATCCGGAGCGGGAGATCGAACTCGCGTTCAGTGCTGACCTGACGCGCGGCGTCGCGGGCAACAGGCCGTGGATCCTGATGGAACACTCGGCGTCGGCCGTGAACTGGCAGCCCCGCAACCAGCCCAAGATGCCCGGCGAGATGCTCCGGAACTCCCTGGCGCACGTGGCCCGCGGCGCCGACGCCGTCATGTTCTTCCAGTGGCGGCAGAGTGTTGCCGGCGCCGAGAAGTTCCACTCGGCCATGGTCCCCCACGGCGGCCGCGACACCCGGGTGTGGCGCGAGGTGGTGGCACTGGGCGACGCCCTTGGCAAGCTAGGCCCGGTCAAGGGCTCCACGATCGAATCCCGGGTGGCCATCGTGTTCGATTACGAGGCCTGGTGGGCCAGCGAACTGGACTCGCACCCGAGCGAGGACGTGAAGTATTTGGACCTGATTCGGGCGTTCCACCGCTCGCTGTTCCTGCGCGGCGTGGGCGTGGACTTCGTCCACCCGACCGCAGACCTCTCCGGCTACGACGTGGTCCTGGTCTGCACGCTGTACTGCGTCACCGATGCCGCCGCGGCCAACATCGCCGGCGCGGCCGAAGCAGGTGCCACGGTGCTGGTCAGCTACTTCAGCGGCATCGTCGACGAACGCGACCACATCCGGCTGGGCGGCTACCCGGGTGCCTTCCGGGAGCTGCTGGGCATCAGGACCGAGGAGTTCCATCCGCTGCTCGAGGGCGGGCAGGTGACCTTGAGCGACGGCACCATTGGCCGGGTTTGGAGCGAGCACGTCCATGCGGACGGTGCTGAGACCCTGGCCACCTTCACCGGCTACCCGCTGGACGGCGTCCCTGCCCTGACCCGAAGGACCGCGGGCCGCGGCGCCGCCTGGTACCTGGCCACCCTCCCCGACCGCGACGGCATCGAACGCCTCCTGGACCGGCTCCTGGCCGAAGCGGGAGTGGCGGCCGCCGCGGAGGCCGCCGCCGGCGTCGAACTGACCCGGCGGGTTACGGCGGACGGGCGCCGTTTCCTCTTCGCCATCAACCACGGCCGGGAGGCTGCGACGGTGAAGGCCGACGGCGGGGAACTGTTGGGCGGCGGCCGTTTCGGCGGGATTGTCCCCGGCGGAGCGGTGGCCGTGATCGCCGAGGACTGA
- a CDS encoding DUF6807 family protein — protein MPDAVGAGAASGTQPASSDEAVPSQRATKAASPHLTGPARVALIGVHGFGAHHLENLERLSRTGAVELVAVADPHPPSPGALPDSTAVHPDLQSLLAGNHRPDVVIVATPIQTHAPLALATLASGADLYLEKPPVASLADFRQLQEAAEASGRSVQIGFQSLGSQALAAIGELLEDGTIGTLQGIGATGRWVRDRAYYKRSRWAGKRSMDGVDVVDGVATNPLAHAIATALRIAGARTVEDVASVETDLYRANDIEADDTSVIRIRTDAGLPITCALTLCASESVEPYITLQGSEGTAVFHYTEDRLHISTADGEHSQEFGRDDLTENLLEYLAGGAELTSALNDSGAFMLVLEAVRTAEPPLPISPGHVLWEGDGDAAHAVIPGIEDALERAIGAHATFSELALPWARPAEPADATVLFDDGGRPLAVQRTGARLNTGLAPRPYLHPVTTLGGTVVTDHLPADHPWHLGAGFALQDVNGTNFWGGKTYTRDAGAYVSRQDHGRIELLTADVDEPDTRQLQWLGTDGQPLLTEQRTLRREILGERVWRLDLGTELTAVVDVSLGSPGSNGAAGSGYGGFFWRLPACSGSRIFTSDAEGEPAVHGSVAPWLAWTASFGEVPGIRSGQPATLVFGAPAESADPWFVRCSGYPAVGSALAWDKPVALAAGESLRRSLSVWVCDGELSPAAVASLVAPGNTRRG, from the coding sequence ATGCCGGATGCTGTGGGCGCTGGCGCCGCCTCCGGCACACAGCCAGCGTCCAGTGACGAGGCGGTGCCCAGTCAACGAGCCACCAAAGCCGCCTCCCCGCACCTCACCGGTCCCGCCCGTGTCGCGCTGATCGGCGTCCACGGGTTCGGGGCCCACCACCTGGAGAACCTCGAACGGCTGAGCCGGACCGGCGCGGTGGAACTCGTGGCCGTGGCGGACCCGCATCCGCCGTCGCCGGGCGCGTTGCCGGACTCCACGGCAGTCCACCCTGACCTGCAGTCCCTCCTGGCCGGCAACCACAGACCGGACGTGGTCATCGTCGCCACCCCCATCCAGACCCACGCGCCGCTTGCCCTGGCCACCCTGGCCTCCGGCGCCGACCTCTACCTGGAGAAACCCCCAGTGGCATCGCTGGCCGACTTCCGCCAGTTGCAAGAGGCCGCCGAGGCATCGGGACGCAGCGTGCAGATCGGCTTCCAGAGCCTCGGATCGCAGGCGCTGGCGGCCATCGGCGAGCTCCTCGAGGACGGGACCATTGGCACCCTGCAGGGAATCGGCGCGACAGGGCGCTGGGTGCGGGACCGCGCCTACTACAAGCGTTCCCGGTGGGCCGGCAAGCGGAGCATGGACGGCGTGGACGTGGTGGACGGTGTGGCCACCAATCCCCTGGCGCACGCCATCGCCACCGCCCTGCGGATCGCGGGCGCCCGCACCGTGGAGGATGTGGCCTCCGTGGAAACAGACCTCTACCGCGCGAACGACATCGAGGCCGATGACACCTCCGTCATCAGGATCCGCACCGACGCCGGGCTGCCGATCACCTGCGCCCTGACGCTCTGCGCCTCGGAGTCCGTGGAGCCGTACATCACCCTGCAAGGCTCCGAGGGAACGGCCGTTTTCCACTACACGGAGGACCGGTTGCACATCAGCACCGCGGACGGTGAACACTCGCAGGAGTTCGGCCGCGACGACCTCACCGAAAACCTGCTGGAGTACCTGGCCGGGGGCGCTGAACTCACCAGCGCCCTCAACGACTCGGGCGCGTTCATGCTGGTGCTCGAGGCTGTCCGCACGGCCGAGCCTCCGTTGCCGATCAGCCCTGGCCACGTGCTCTGGGAGGGCGACGGTGATGCGGCCCATGCGGTGATCCCCGGCATCGAGGACGCCCTGGAGCGGGCCATCGGCGCACACGCCACCTTCAGCGAACTGGCCCTGCCGTGGGCGCGCCCCGCTGAGCCGGCCGATGCCACGGTACTGTTCGACGACGGCGGCCGTCCGCTGGCAGTCCAGCGCACCGGCGCGCGGCTCAACACGGGGTTGGCCCCGCGCCCCTATCTGCATCCCGTCACCACGCTCGGCGGAACCGTTGTGACGGACCATCTCCCCGCGGACCACCCGTGGCATCTCGGCGCCGGCTTCGCGCTCCAGGACGTCAACGGCACCAACTTCTGGGGCGGGAAGACGTACACACGCGACGCCGGCGCGTACGTGTCCCGGCAGGACCACGGCCGGATCGAACTGCTTACCGCCGACGTGGACGAACCGGACACCCGGCAGCTCCAATGGCTCGGCACGGACGGACAGCCCCTGCTGACCGAACAGCGGACCCTCCGCCGCGAGATCCTCGGTGAGCGGGTGTGGCGGCTGGACCTGGGCACGGAGCTGACCGCCGTCGTCGACGTTTCACTGGGCAGCCCCGGCTCCAATGGCGCCGCCGGCAGCGGCTACGGCGGCTTCTTCTGGCGCCTACCCGCCTGCAGCGGTTCCCGTATTTTCACGTCCGACGCCGAGGGCGAACCGGCAGTCCACGGTTCCGTGGCGCCGTGGCTGGCGTGGACCGCATCCTTCGGCGAAGTCCCCGGCATCCGGTCCGGGCAACCCGCGACCCTCGTATTCGGCGCCCCGGCCGAGTCCGCCGATCCCTGGTTTGTCCGCTGCTCCGGGTACCCCGCCGTGGGGTCGGCCCTGGCCTGGGACAAGCCAGTGGCCCTGGCCGCAGGGGAATCGCTCCGGCGGAGCCTGAGCGTGTGGGTGTGCGACGGCGAACTGTCGCCAGCCGCCGTCGCATCCCTCGTGGCTCCGGGTAACACTAGAAGAGGCTGA
- a CDS encoding TetR/AcrR family transcriptional regulator — MSPSKPRGQYAKGAERREQIIQTATDVFAIEGFEGTALKRVAELVGVKEATLFHYFSGKQELLTAVLAERDRRSRDIGGLTEFGLPMLASVAERNRKEPGLTTLYAVASATANDPGHASHGYFQDRYSRLVEELALDIGRRQDAGEVRSDVAPESLARLVIAAFDGLQLQWLYDKKVDMAGGLAELVDVLLVPAKP, encoded by the coding sequence ATGTCTCCCTCCAAGCCCCGCGGGCAGTACGCCAAAGGCGCCGAACGCCGCGAGCAGATCATCCAAACCGCCACAGATGTCTTTGCCATCGAAGGTTTCGAGGGCACGGCCCTCAAGCGCGTGGCCGAGCTTGTGGGCGTCAAGGAAGCAACGCTCTTCCACTACTTCAGCGGCAAGCAGGAGTTGCTGACGGCGGTGCTTGCGGAGCGGGACCGCCGCAGCAGGGACATTGGCGGATTGACCGAATTTGGCCTGCCCATGCTGGCGTCAGTGGCGGAGCGGAACAGGAAGGAGCCCGGGCTGACCACGCTGTATGCCGTGGCGTCGGCAACGGCCAATGACCCCGGGCACGCTTCCCACGGCTACTTCCAGGACAGGTACTCCCGGCTGGTGGAGGAGCTGGCGCTCGACATCGGCCGTCGCCAGGATGCGGGGGAGGTCAGGTCCGATGTTGCGCCGGAGTCGCTCGCGCGCCTGGTCATCGCCGCGTTCGACGGCCTTCAGCTGCAGTGGCTGTACGACAAGAAGGTGGACATGGCCGGCGGGCTGGCGGAGCTCGTCGATGTGCTCCTTGTCCCGGCCAAGCCCTAG
- a CDS encoding MFS transporter, whose translation MAIESLSEETAAPPALSPTAGPSVKAPRAYVIGMPIASAGLWMALLAPALVVLAIKVSEITTPESRAGALSLVAGVGAVIALLANPFFGRLSDRTTSRFGMRKPWIVGGSLIGLGALFFLGLAGDVASVLGAWVVAQLGFNAALAALVATLPDQAAPAERGRLSGLIGMTLPIGLVAAAYFAQLFDNAFQMAVVPGIVGTALAIGFAFTFKDRVLTERPAPLNLKEILGSFYFDPRLHPGLGWAWLTKFMVYVGYCAGLLYLPYFFADQLHVAEESIASLVFQATLVSSAGTVVTSVAGGWISDRIGRRKTLVIASSLIIMAGLIVIAMSPSTDQVLVGQAIVGLGLGCFGAVDVALIADLLPSGQAENAKTFGVFNIAQALPQSIVPAVAFPVIALGGYPALFLGGAAVGIIGAVLVTRIKGVK comes from the coding sequence GTGGCCATCGAATCCCTATCCGAGGAGACCGCGGCTCCGCCCGCACTTTCCCCAACCGCAGGACCGTCCGTCAAGGCGCCGCGGGCCTACGTCATTGGTATGCCTATCGCCAGCGCCGGCCTCTGGATGGCCTTGCTCGCACCGGCCCTCGTCGTCCTCGCCATCAAGGTCTCCGAGATCACCACCCCGGAATCCAGGGCCGGAGCGCTGAGCCTCGTGGCCGGCGTCGGGGCCGTCATCGCCCTGCTGGCCAACCCGTTCTTCGGACGCCTGAGCGACCGCACCACGTCCCGGTTCGGCATGCGCAAGCCGTGGATCGTTGGCGGCTCCCTGATCGGGCTCGGCGCGCTCTTCTTCCTGGGCCTCGCCGGGGATGTGGCCAGCGTCCTGGGCGCCTGGGTTGTGGCGCAGCTCGGATTCAACGCTGCACTGGCTGCCCTCGTCGCGACCCTCCCGGACCAGGCGGCCCCCGCTGAGCGCGGCCGACTCTCCGGCCTCATCGGCATGACCCTGCCGATCGGTCTCGTGGCCGCGGCGTACTTCGCGCAGCTCTTCGACAACGCCTTCCAGATGGCGGTGGTTCCGGGCATCGTGGGGACCGCCCTGGCCATCGGTTTCGCCTTCACGTTCAAGGACCGGGTCCTCACCGAACGGCCGGCGCCCCTGAACCTCAAGGAAATCCTGGGGTCCTTTTACTTCGACCCGCGCCTCCACCCGGGCCTCGGCTGGGCCTGGCTGACCAAGTTCATGGTCTATGTGGGCTACTGCGCGGGCCTGCTCTACCTGCCGTACTTCTTCGCGGACCAGCTCCATGTGGCAGAGGAAAGCATCGCCTCCCTGGTCTTCCAGGCCACCCTGGTCAGCTCCGCCGGAACCGTGGTCACGAGCGTCGCGGGCGGCTGGATCAGCGACCGGATCGGCAGGCGCAAGACACTGGTGATCGCCTCCAGCCTCATCATCATGGCCGGCCTCATCGTGATCGCCATGAGCCCCAGCACCGACCAGGTCCTGGTGGGGCAGGCGATCGTGGGCCTCGGCCTGGGCTGCTTCGGCGCCGTTGACGTGGCCCTCATCGCCGACCTGCTGCCCAGCGGCCAGGCAGAGAATGCCAAGACCTTCGGGGTCTTCAACATTGCCCAGGCACTCCCCCAGTCAATCGTGCCCGCCGTCGCCTTCCCCGTCATCGCCCTCGGCGGCTACCCCGCGCTCTTCCTTGGCGGGGCCGCCGTCGGCATCATCGGCGCAGTCCTCGTCACCCGCATCAAAGGAGTCAAGTAA
- a CDS encoding beta-glucosidase family protein: MNPTLSAQKTAPAGTELLPADAEARLRELAGSLSLEQQVRLLTGADVWSTHALPEIGLSRIVLSDGPAGVRGEDFDERHDSVSLPSSSALSATWSVDIARRYGQVLGQEARRKGVHAVLGPTINLHRSPLGGRHFECMSEDPRLTATLAAGYVSGVQSMGVGATPKHYLANEAETDRFTSDSVVDERPLRELYLAAFEDAITEARAWLVMSSYNSINGTTASENKLLETPLSTEWGFDGVVVSDWTGVRSVDAANAHQDLEMPGPVGHWGAKLLAAVEDGRVSRDAILEKVTRILRLAARVGSLEGFEAAVTAVPAELDGALVAREVAVRGAVLVRNEGGLLPLDATALGNVAVIGHNAEEARTQGGGSATVMPKYTVSPLEGLRRALPDDVPVTYARGAKVAEGLQPFARKALHNPVSGVPGMRVTFLAADGTEISGEDRLASHLIWFGVGIPEGTAAIRMQTEWTAETAGVRHLGVGTVGHIAVSVDGTEVFNGELEDDTDVLGAALFDPPQIIHAFEATARQRFTIDALYQLPQQQEIPLTAILLGEETIVADPQAEIRAAVEAARTADVAVVVVGTNAAIESEGFDRKDLDLPGHQNELVEAVAAVNPRTVVVVNSGSPVLMPWLDRVSSVLLGWFGGQEFGAAVADILLGKEEPGGRLPTTWPAALGDVPVLNTTPVDGKVVYSEGIHVGYRAWLKQQAVGGAAPLLPFGFGLGYTTFELGTAHAPQSVPAGQDIVVHVPVRNTGTRTGREVVQVYLAREDSAVERPVRWLAGYAGTHLAAGGTDTVEVRIPARAFGHYDGGWQVERGSFRLLVGRHAADDFQALEVEVR; encoded by the coding sequence ATGAACCCCACCCTGTCCGCACAGAAGACCGCACCGGCGGGCACTGAGCTGCTGCCGGCGGACGCCGAGGCACGCCTGCGAGAACTGGCCGGAAGCCTCAGCCTGGAACAGCAGGTCAGATTGCTGACCGGCGCCGACGTCTGGTCCACCCATGCCCTGCCGGAAATCGGCCTGAGCCGGATCGTGCTGTCCGACGGCCCGGCCGGCGTCCGGGGCGAAGACTTCGACGAGCGCCACGACTCAGTCTCCCTGCCGTCGTCGTCCGCCCTGTCCGCCACCTGGAGCGTGGACATCGCCCGCCGCTACGGCCAGGTGCTGGGCCAGGAAGCGCGCCGCAAGGGCGTCCACGCCGTCCTCGGGCCCACCATCAACCTGCACCGCTCCCCGCTGGGCGGCCGCCACTTCGAATGCATGAGCGAGGATCCGCGGCTCACGGCGACGCTGGCCGCCGGCTACGTCTCCGGCGTGCAGTCCATGGGCGTGGGCGCCACGCCGAAGCACTACCTTGCCAACGAGGCCGAGACCGACCGCTTCACCTCCGATTCCGTGGTGGATGAACGGCCGCTGCGCGAGCTCTACCTCGCCGCGTTCGAGGACGCCATCACCGAGGCCCGCGCCTGGCTGGTCATGAGCTCCTACAACTCCATCAACGGCACCACGGCCAGCGAGAACAAGCTCCTGGAAACCCCGCTGTCCACCGAGTGGGGCTTCGACGGCGTCGTCGTCTCGGACTGGACCGGCGTCCGTTCCGTGGATGCCGCCAACGCGCACCAGGACCTGGAGATGCCCGGACCCGTGGGCCACTGGGGCGCCAAGCTGCTCGCCGCCGTCGAGGACGGCCGCGTCAGCCGGGACGCGATCCTGGAAAAGGTCACCCGCATCCTGCGCCTCGCCGCCAGGGTCGGCTCGCTCGAGGGCTTCGAGGCCGCTGTCACCGCCGTCCCGGCAGAACTCGACGGCGCACTGGTGGCCCGCGAAGTGGCAGTCCGCGGAGCGGTGCTGGTCCGCAACGAGGGCGGCCTGCTTCCGCTCGATGCCACGGCGCTCGGCAACGTTGCCGTCATCGGGCACAACGCCGAGGAGGCCCGCACGCAGGGCGGCGGCAGCGCCACCGTCATGCCCAAGTACACCGTCTCGCCGCTGGAGGGCCTGCGCAGGGCACTGCCCGACGACGTACCCGTCACCTACGCCCGCGGCGCCAAGGTGGCCGAAGGGCTGCAGCCGTTCGCCCGCAAGGCGCTGCACAACCCGGTCAGCGGCGTGCCCGGCATGCGCGTGACCTTCCTGGCCGCCGACGGAACGGAGATCTCGGGCGAGGACCGGCTGGCTTCACACCTGATCTGGTTCGGCGTCGGCATTCCGGAGGGCACGGCGGCCATCCGCATGCAGACCGAGTGGACAGCGGAAACCGCGGGCGTCCGCCACCTCGGCGTGGGGACGGTGGGCCACATCGCCGTTTCCGTAGACGGCACCGAGGTCTTCAACGGTGAGCTGGAGGACGACACCGACGTCCTGGGCGCCGCGCTTTTCGATCCGCCCCAGATCATCCACGCCTTCGAGGCCACCGCACGTCAGCGGTTCACCATTGACGCGCTGTACCAACTGCCGCAGCAGCAGGAGATTCCGCTGACGGCCATCCTGCTCGGCGAGGAGACCATCGTCGCCGACCCCCAGGCCGAGATCCGGGCCGCCGTCGAGGCGGCCCGGACGGCCGACGTCGCCGTCGTCGTGGTGGGCACCAACGCCGCGATCGAATCGGAAGGCTTCGACCGCAAAGACCTTGATCTCCCCGGCCACCAGAACGAGCTTGTTGAAGCCGTGGCCGCGGTCAACCCGCGCACCGTCGTGGTGGTCAACTCCGGTTCGCCCGTGCTGATGCCGTGGCTGGACAGGGTCAGCTCGGTGCTGCTGGGTTGGTTCGGCGGACAGGAGTTCGGCGCCGCAGTGGCGGACATCCTGCTGGGCAAGGAAGAGCCCGGCGGCCGGCTTCCCACCACCTGGCCAGCGGCGCTCGGGGACGTTCCCGTCCTGAACACCACGCCTGTTGACGGCAAGGTGGTCTACAGCGAGGGCATCCACGTGGGCTACCGCGCCTGGCTCAAGCAGCAGGCCGTGGGCGGCGCCGCTCCGCTGCTGCCATTCGGTTTCGGCCTGGGCTACACGACGTTCGAGCTCGGCACAGCGCACGCGCCGCAGTCGGTTCCGGCCGGCCAGGACATCGTGGTGCACGTCCCCGTCCGGAACACCGGCACGCGCACCGGCCGCGAAGTGGTCCAGGTGTATTTGGCCCGCGAGGATTCCGCCGTGGAGCGGCCCGTCCGCTGGCTGGCCGGATATGCAGGGACGCACCTGGCGGCGGGCGGCACGGACACCGTCGAGGTCCGGATCCCGGCCCGCGCCTTTGGCCATTACGACGGCGGCTGGCAGGTTGAGCGCGGCTCGTTCCGTCTGCTGGTGGGCCGGCATGCGGCGGACGACTTCCAGGCGCTGGAGGTCGAGGTCCGCTAG
- a CDS encoding ArsR/SmtB family transcription factor — MVTDDVFAVIAEATRRDILVSLQAGDKAVGELVEELAASQPTISKHLKVLREADLVSMRAQGQKRYYALNPKPLAGVASWLETFDVGRAASAEASPDAAAQQAEEAQTGTARAAAASAGTSAGSPAPAAASPAAEVPDAFAAAAAAHAGSAADDATHAPGRPASGQLSPAVVVPGGQVPGSAGQDDTVPQQIGRTVGRAATKAADLLANLPKFGRKK, encoded by the coding sequence ATGGTGACAGACGACGTATTTGCCGTCATTGCGGAGGCCACGCGGCGCGACATTCTCGTGTCCCTCCAAGCGGGGGACAAAGCAGTGGGGGAGCTGGTCGAGGAGCTCGCCGCCAGCCAGCCCACCATCTCCAAACACCTCAAGGTGCTGCGTGAAGCCGACCTCGTGAGCATGCGCGCGCAGGGCCAGAAGCGCTACTACGCGCTGAATCCAAAGCCGCTGGCGGGTGTCGCCAGCTGGCTGGAAACGTTCGACGTCGGACGCGCGGCTTCCGCCGAAGCGTCACCGGACGCCGCAGCCCAGCAGGCTGAGGAAGCGCAGACCGGTACTGCACGTGCGGCCGCCGCCTCAGCCGGAACATCGGCCGGAAGTCCCGCGCCCGCCGCGGCCAGCCCTGCCGCGGAAGTCCCGGACGCCTTCGCGGCAGCCGCCGCGGCACATGCCGGGAGCGCGGCGGACGACGCTACCCACGCACCCGGGCGGCCGGCGAGCGGCCAGCTGAGTCCCGCCGTCGTGGTTCCCGGGGGACAGGTGCCCGGGAGCGCCGGCCAGGACGACACCGTGCCGCAGCAGATAGGCCGTACCGTGGGCCGCGCCGCGACGAAGGCCGCCGACCTGCTGGCCAACCTGCCCAAGTTCGGCCGCAAAAAGTAG
- a CDS encoding FadR/GntR family transcriptional regulator — translation MRTHQLVLRWIENQLSGGQLAVGGRLPAERTLAEQLAVSRTSVREAIRVLEAMGVVRAGVGSGPEAGTVVISDPTAALGSALRLHVATQHLPVEDVVETRVLLESWAAARARPDAPELDLAAALLDDMDEGHGIDDFLALDVRFHLALADAAGNAVVSAMMGSLREAIQGYAGQLTANLPDWDATASRLRAEHREILAAIRKDDGGRAAELVAAHIRGYYKEAGLGPKDSDRAQP, via the coding sequence ATGCGTACGCACCAACTTGTCCTGCGGTGGATCGAGAACCAGCTCTCCGGCGGCCAGCTCGCCGTCGGCGGCCGCCTTCCGGCCGAACGGACCCTGGCCGAGCAGCTCGCCGTGTCCCGCACCTCTGTCCGCGAGGCCATCCGCGTCCTGGAGGCCATGGGCGTGGTCCGGGCCGGCGTGGGTTCCGGCCCGGAGGCCGGGACTGTGGTGATCTCGGATCCGACGGCGGCCCTCGGCTCCGCGCTGCGGCTGCACGTCGCCACGCAGCACCTGCCGGTGGAGGACGTGGTGGAGACGCGAGTGCTGCTCGAGTCCTGGGCGGCCGCCCGGGCCAGGCCGGATGCCCCCGAACTCGACCTGGCCGCGGCACTGCTGGACGACATGGACGAGGGCCACGGCATCGACGACTTCCTTGCCCTGGACGTCCGCTTCCACCTGGCCTTGGCAGATGCCGCCGGCAACGCCGTGGTCAGCGCCATGATGGGGTCCCTCCGGGAGGCCATCCAGGGCTATGCCGGGCAATTGACGGCGAACCTGCCGGACTGGGATGCCACGGCCTCGCGACTCCGGGCCGAGCACCGGGAGATCCTGGCGGCCATCCGGAAGGACGACGGCGGCCGGGCGGCCGAACTGGTTGCCGCCCACATCCGGGGGTACTACAAAGAAGCCGGGCTGGGCCCGAAGGATTCGGACCGAGCCCAGCCGTAG